A genomic stretch from Candidatus Lernaella stagnicola includes:
- a CDS encoding SRPBCC family protein, with the protein MRFSIRLIMLATVVFFVAMTTVAWAGPVTSKLTPEELAAVKAGKVIVKNDIKENSESGVGVAYGVIRGTIDDFWKVIFDHENYTDFYPRLEGIKVVERNKYSLATIEFKMDATIKTLTYTTIGTVTADKTRMDWKLDMNRPHKFFKKNGGYWQLEEIEPGVLLAEYQVEVALDLGPFSRVATKIVNSMAKDDLPEVIECTKNRVESGGTWVRPGKK; encoded by the coding sequence ATGCGCTTTTCGATTCGTCTCATCATGTTAGCCACCGTTGTTTTTTTCGTAGCCATGACGACCGTTGCCTGGGCAGGGCCTGTCACTTCCAAGCTCACGCCCGAGGAATTGGCGGCGGTGAAAGCCGGAAAAGTGATCGTGAAAAACGACATTAAAGAAAATTCAGAGAGCGGTGTGGGCGTCGCTTACGGAGTGATTCGCGGCACGATTGACGATTTTTGGAAAGTGATTTTTGATCACGAAAATTACACCGATTTTTATCCGCGCTTGGAAGGCATCAAAGTTGTCGAGCGCAACAAATATTCGCTGGCGACCATCGAGTTCAAAATGGACGCCACGATCAAAACCTTGACCTACACAACGATCGGCACGGTCACCGCGGACAAGACGCGGATGGACTGGAAACTCGACATGAACCGCCCGCACAAGTTCTTCAAGAAAAACGGCGGTTACTGGCAACTCGAGGAAATCGAACCCGGCGTCCTGCTGGCGGAATACCAAGTTGAAGTCGCGCTGGATCTCGGCCCCTTCTCGAGAGTGGCGACGAAAATCGTCAACTCCATGGCCAAAGACGACCTGCCCGAGGTCATCGAGTGCACCAAAAACCGGGTGGAATCCGGCGGCACCTGGGTGCGGCCGGGGAAAAAGTAA